A region from the Aricia agestis chromosome 12, ilAriAges1.1, whole genome shotgun sequence genome encodes:
- the LOC121732664 gene encoding uncharacterized protein LOC121732664, which translates to MDKRNLENTPRAGTSNGESRAPSKEGVCRAYTGAAQSASSEAEAAKAARQKAILAALGGGGDSAKKRDSPKPAPITAPAAELLTDEDVDFSQPQPNGVERMLKLMQKRKLRGDKDLPRVLLTRDVKMPPPSTGKDSLTGRDSPRGRVSQHGFDSLGRDSEGWLSDSSEMSSMSLDSEGLPALTPDRTHRKRRNTEEDMAPTHSKGVVPKSKKGRGRPPTTGQYVGLAKAQADLNREREEALRLQAEEEVAEAARAARETRSSLLASPAPMDSDRPEQTINALAKCVETSLTTITMVATKSNNLKGTFQRLLKEAVSDIRATVAEMKNRGTTDEVRALEAQNARLQQEVESMRREVEGLRQQMTKPAEQDMRQLLSEVSRSNVETFSNMLNARLAGLESRLLPEPRLRPPLAADRVGSVTPAAVVSEEAIPEEVIPEQTPGTPKPKAKGKPAQKKTRQPVATEAPQEAPAAPVAPKAKKGRKKKKRPVGTGNGESHTPASAGDRARYTGGPKHAMEKVRSGSNDDLSKKTASDRHDVMVMLTASEGEGSRATTPVSTGSATGFFRRHPGPGSGTDDMSGDETAASLDKDSDDSKRARFLRKRRGGEDSPEKDKGAAKNRSSSKRGRGRPPTTGEYAGLAKAKQDFLDVEQRALEVEAERQILESAKRIPLVPRVLVDRMSESSFNLDVTMAEKEEVTTARLGSVITTSLEVISDVAKKSKNLKGTSVAALKQATSAIQEACVALLNHSASTETRALEMANARLSRELEEVKRELETVKRRLADAPPQPAPINQELNIEELLQRAVREAVSVTSARMDARLEGLEARLLPEPRLRPPLAADNKRKDKAGPVITLEGPPPIEKRTPSPETTVSTLMPPTNPGPAPKKAKKKKKTTAAAVEAAAARRDAAATTAAPQPASTSEWTRVVKRGKVTNKKEEEKSQKKGKRKRYRRKQKLRAPKSAAVVITLMPDAEKRGVSYKDVLERAKQRLDLPALEIPAVKFKQAVTGARLYEVSGTACQEKADALAGKLREILGEDDVRISRPQKCAELRVSGMDDTATPTEIAAAIARPGNCRVEDVKVGEIRLDRSGRGTAWVKCPVEAAKLVTAPGTKVYVGWLVVRVTLLAARTMRCYRCLETGHTRATCPSETDLSELCFRCGQSGHQTGTCGNPPHCALCASKGKPADHIVGSKPCSKSAPTKKRSGSKKSQETKELATTATAASGAREGNLNHCAQAQDLWVQAILERRVDVAVVAEPYRVLARDDWIGDVDSSVAVVLGSNIVPPSSGNTTRGQGFVVVGLRALTVVGVYFSPNRPLAEFEALLLRLTAYIEGSSPPVVVAGDFNAKSTLWGSPATNARGRVVEDWLITTGLVVANRGAVSTCVRRQGESIVDLTLVSSSIARRVSDWQVLGNTETLSDHLYISFAVCTHSVEQGRPTPSGGGPRWSLKGLDRDLLEEAAIVASWAPLPSEDVEECAEWLNEAAHNICDASMPRVGPAKPRCQSYWWCPELTRLRQECVAARRCYQRYRRRRTREEQIEESVYDQYRTARRELRDAIKEAKKRAWEEFLDTLDQDPWGKPYKWVRQKLRPAAPPLTQTLQPELRRTIISALFPSRAEWSPPPMAPPTAESDDDEEVPPVSAGELAAAVQKMGQKNRAPGLDGVPGRVWVLSVKHMEERVLTVLTRCLVQGRVPRRWKTGKLVLLRKHGRPEDQPSAYRPIVLIDEICKTFERVIVARLNRHLENVGPNLSSAQFGFRPRRSTIDAVARIRATTEEVVSRGGVVVVVSLDISNAFNTLPWATINEALRYHGVPRYMRRVIRNYLSERSVQYPTEDGNWEEHEVDCGVPQGSSLGPTLWDIGFDYVLRGADLPGAEKVAYADDTAVVCRGKTVREAVILATAAVAQTVRRIESLGLKVALNKSEALIFHGPRNAPPPGLAIVVGGTRIEVASSMTYLGLVLDSRWSFKEHFRRLSEKVTKSAGALATLLPNLGGPSLECRRLYMGVIRSMCMYGAPIWAEDLLPGNGLVLGRLQRVMATRAVRGYRTISKDAACLLAGSVPWDIDARALADIYWRCAEVRAGGSNPLPDAVRRWRAQAKERTLELWEERLLEPRVSVDLVEAIRPVLKDWVKRKHGALSFHLTQVLTGHGCFGRYLCEIARREESARCHHCTADRDTADHTILACPSWTRQRAALTAAIGLDLSLPALVQAMLSSEHHWRDVERFAEEVISIKEEAERVREREALDPHRRRRPRRRRIVQNGRNVPP; encoded by the exons ATGGATAAGCGCAATTTGGAAAATActccccgggcgggtaccagCAATGGAGAATCCCGTGCACCCTCGAAAGAGGGTGTCTGCCGCGCGTATACGGGGGCGGCACAAAGTGCGTCGAGTGAGGCGGAGGCTGCCAAGGCGGCGAGACAGAAGGCCATTTTGGCGGCGCTAGGAGGAGGAGGTGACAGCGCGAAGAAAcgcgacagcccgaagccggcgcccattaccgcgccggcagcggagctTTTAACGGATGAGGACGTTGACTTCAGCCAGCCGCAgcccaacggcgttgagcggatgctgaagTTAATGCAGAAGAGGAAACTGAGAGGCGACAAGGATCTGCCGCGTGTTCTtttgacacgcgacgtgaaaatgccgcctccaagTACTGGAAAGGACTCTCTGACtggtagagactcccctcgtggtcgagtctcccaacatggaTTTGACTCCCTCGGTCGTGACAGCGAGGgctggctctcggactccagcGAAATGTCCAGCAtgtcgctggactccgagggaCTGCCCGCGCTTACCCCGGATAGGACTCACCGTAAGAGACGGAACACGGAGGAAGACATGGCGCCGACCCACAGTAAAGGGGTGGTGCCCAAATCTAAGAAaggacgcggccgcccgccaacAACCGGACAATATGTCGGTTTGGCGAAGGCGCAGGCCGACTTGAACCGAGAGAGGGAGGAGGCCCTTCGACTTCAGGCTGAAGAAGAGGTGGCCGAGGCGGCCAGGGCCGCTCGAGAGACGCGGTCTTCGCTCCTCGCGAGCCCTGCGCCCATGGACAGTGACAGGCCGGAGCAGACCATCAACGCTCTGGCTAAATGCGTGGAGACTTCGTTGACGACGATCACCATGGTCGCAACGAAGTCCAACAATTTGAAGGGGACGTTTCAGCGCCTTCTTAAGGAGGCGGTCAGCGATATACGCGCGACCGTCGCCGAAATGAAGAACCGCGGAACGACAGACGAAGTAAGAGCCCTCGAAgctcagaatgcgcggctcCAACAGGAGGTGGAGTCTATGCGCAGAGAAGTAGAGGGCCTACGTCAGCAGATGACAAAGCCGGCCGAGCAGGACatgcgccagctgttgtctgaggtcTCTCGCTCTAACGTAGAGACCTTCAGCAACATGCTGAACGCTCGGCTGGCCGGTCTGGAAAGCCGGCTCTTACCGGAGCCACGGCTCCGACCTCCGCTCGCGGCGGACAGAGTAGGGAGTGTTACTCCAGCCGCTGTCGTGAGTGAAGAGGCAATACCGGAGGAGGTAATACCGGAGCAGACGCCGGGGACCCCGAAGCCAAAAGCCAAGGGGAAACCGGCCCAAAAGAAGACGCGGCAGCCTGTCGCCACAGAGGCCCCACAAGAGGCCCCGGCCGCGCCCGTGGCGCCCAAGGCCAAAAAGGGCCGAAAGAAGAAAAAGCGGCC GGTGGGTACCGGCAACGGAGAATCCCACACTCCCGCTTCGGCGGGGGATCGGGCCAGGTATACTGGGGGCCCTAAACATGCTATGGAGAAGGTGAGGAGCGGATCAAACGACGACTTAAGCAAGAAAACGGCATCAGATAGGCACGACGTGATGGTTATGTTGACGGCAAGTGAAGGAGAAGGCTCGCGGGCGACTACGCCCGTTTCTACTGGCTCTGCAACTGGGTTCTTCCGGAGGCATCCAGGTCCAGGCAGTGGGACCGATGACATGAGTGGCGATGAGACCGCCGCTTCATTGGACAAGGACAGTGACGACTCGAAAAGGGCTCGTTTCCTGCGCAAGAGGCGTGGTGGCGAGGACAGCCCCGAGAAGGACAAGGGAGCGGCGAAAAACCGATCTTCTTCTAAACGTGGGAGGGGCAGGCCCCCCACGACTGGTGAATACGCTGGCCTGGCCAAGGCCAAACAGGATTTTCTGGACGTAGAACAGCGGGCCCTGGAGGTCGAGGCCGAGCGCcaaatcttggaatcggctaaGAGGATTCCACTGGTTCCACGGGTTCTGGTGGACCGGATGTCAGAATCCTCTTTCAACTTGGACGTCACCATGGCAGAGAAGGAGGAGGTCACGACGGCGAGACTTGGGTCGGTGATTACCACCAGCCTAGAGGTCATCAGCGACGTGGCCAAAAAATCTAAGAATTTGAAGGGGACATCAGTGGCGGCCCTTAAGCAGGCAACAAGTGCCATACAGGAGGCGTGTGTGGCCCTCCTTAATCACTCGGCGTCCACCGAAACAAGAGCCCTGGAGATGGCTAATGCGCGCCTCTCCAGAGAGCTAGAGGAAGTGAAAAGGGAACTGGAGACTGTCAAGCGCAGACTGGCTGACGCCCCTCCACAACCTGCTCCCATCAATCAGGAGCTTAATATAGAGGAGTTGCTGCAGCGGGCCGTGCGCGAGGCGGTCTCTGTAACCAGCGCCCGAATGGATGCGCGACTGGAGGGCTTAGAGGCCCGACTCTTACCGGAGCCGCGCCTGCGTCCGCCTTTGGCCGCGGACAACAAGAGGAAGGACAAGGCAGGCCCTGTCATCACACTTGAGGGACCGCCTCCAATTGAGAAGAGGACGCCTTCGCCGGAGACAACAGTCTCCACCTTAATGCCTCCGACGAATCCCGGTCCAGCGCCGAAAAAggcaaagaaaaagaaaaagacgACTGCCGCCGCTGTTGAAGCGGCAGCCGCGAGACGCGATGCGGCTGCAACAACGGCGGCACCACAACCCGCCTCCACTTCTGAGTGGACACGGGTCGTCAAGAGAGGGAAGGTAACGAATAAGAAAGAAGAGGAGAAGTCGCAGAAGAAAGGAAAGAGGAAAAGGTATAGAAGGAAGCAGAAGTTGCGCGCGCCGAAGTCTGCGGCTGTCGTTATAACTTTGATGCCGGACGCGGAGAAGAGAGGCGTCTCTTATAAAGACGTCCTCGAGAGGGCAAAACAGCGTCTAGACCTCCCGGCACTTGAAATTCCGGCGGTTAAATTCAAGCAGGCCGTGACCGGGGCTCGTTTATACGAAGTTTCGGGTACGGCTTGCCAGGAAAAGGCCGACGCCCTCGCAGGGAAGCTAAGAGAGATTCTCGGGGAGGACGATGTCCGTATCTCCCGACCGCAGAAGTGCGCCGAGTTGAGAGTCTCGGGGATGGATGACACGGCCACCCCGACAGAGATCGCGGCAGCCATTGCTCGTCCAGGCAACTGCCGCGTCGAGGACGTCAAGGTCGGCGAGATCCGCCTGGACCGGAGTGGCCGCGGAACGGCGTGGGTGAAGTGCCCCGTCGAAGCCGCAAAACTGGTGACGGCTCCCGGCACCAAAGTTTACGTCGGGTGGTTAGTGGTGCGCGTAACTCTCCTGGCTGCGCGCACCATGAGGTGTTACCGCTGCCTCGAAACGGGGCACACAAGAGCGACATGCCCCTCGGAAACTGATCTCAGCGAGCTCTGTTTCCGCTGCGGACAGTCCGGACACCAGACTGGAACGTGTGGAAATCCGCCTCACTGCGCTCTGTGTGCATCGAAGGGGAAGCCGGCGGACCACATTGTGGGGAGCAAACCGTGCTCAAAGTCTGCCCCCACTAAAAAGAGAAGCGGCTCTAAAAAGAGCCAAGAGACTAAGGAGCTCGCCACAACAGCTACGGCGGCTTCTGGTGCTAGAGAG GGTAACCTGAATCACTGCGCTCAGGCGCAGGACTTGTGGGTTCAGGCGATACTGGAGCGGAGGGTGGATGTCGCCGTTGTTGCTGAGCCATATCGGGTCTTGGCTAGGGACGACTGGATTGGGGACGTCGACTCGTCTGTAGCCGTGGTCCTCGGCTCCAATATCGTGCCTCCTTCTTCGGGGAACACGACTCGGGGCCAAGGATTTGTCGTGGTCGGTCTGAGGGCGCTTACCGTTGTGGGGGTATATTTCTCCCCCAACAGACCGTTGGCGGAATTCGAAGCTTTGCTTCTTCGACTCACCGCATACATCGAGGGGTCATCGCCTCCTGTAGTCGTCGCCGGGGACTTCAATGCGAAGTCCACGCTATGGGGTTCTCCGGCGACGAATGCAAGAGGCCGCGTGGTAGAAGACTGGCTGATCACGACCGGTCTAGTGGTGGCGAATCGCGGCGCGGTCAGTACGTGTGTCCGCCGCCAAGGCGAGTCGATCGTCGACCTGACCCTGGTCAGTTCATCGATAGCCCGACGAGTCAGTGACTGGCAGGTCTTAGGTAATACCGAGACGCTCTCGGACCACCTGTATATTAGCTTCGCCGTCTGTACTCACTCAGTGGAGCAAGGCCGCCCAACTCCATCTGGCGGCGGCCCGAGGTGGTCCCTGAAAGGATTGGACCGAGACCTGCTCGAGGAAGCGGCGATAGTGGCGTCATGGGCCCCTCTGCCTTCGGAGGATGTGGAAGAGTGTGCTGAATGGCTCAATGAGGCGGCGCACAACATCTGCGACGCCTCGATGCCCCGCGTAGGACCAGCTAAGCCTCGGTGCCAGAGCTATTGGTGGTGCCCTGAGCTTACCAGACTTCGACAGGAGTGTGTTGCGGCCCGACGCTGCTACCAGAGGTATCGCCGACGACGGACTCGAGAGGAACAGATAGAAGAGTCCGTCTATGACCAGTACCGTACAGCACGTCGCGAACTGAGGGACGCCATCAAGGAGGCGAAGAAACGTGCCTGGGAAGAGTTCCTGGATACGTTGGACCAGGACCCGTGGGGCAAGCCATATAAATGGGTGAGGCAGAAGCTTCGCCCGGCGGCCCCACCACTCACCCAGACTCTGCAACCGGAGCTCCGCAGAACCATCATTTCGGCCCTGTTTCCATCTAGGGCCGAGTGGTCGCCACCTCCCATGGCACCACCCACTGCGGAGTCCGATGACGATGAAGAAGTGCCGCCCGTATCGGCGGGAGAGCTGGCAGCAGCCGTTCAGAAGATGGGCCAGAAGAACAGGGCCCCCGGTCTTGACGGCGTTCCGGGACGAGTGTGGGTGCTCTCGGTGAAGCACATGGAGGAGCGGGTACTCACCGTTTTGACCAGATGTCTGGTCCAGGGTCGAGTACCCCGCCGTTGGAAGACCGGCAAACTCGTCCTGCTGAGAAAACACGGGCGGCCTGAGGACCAACCATCGGCCTACCGTCCAATAGTGTTGATCGACGAGATCTGCAAGACGTTCGAGAGGGTTATCGTGGCGCGTCTCAATCGCCACCTTGAGAACGTCGGCCCGAACCTCAGCAGCGCCCAGTTCGGATTCAGACCTCGTCGATCGACTATAGATGCGGTAGCCCGAATCCGGGCGACCACAGAGGAGGTAGTTTCCCGGGGTGGGGTGGTGGTGGTTGTGTCACTAGACATCAGCAACGCTTTTAACACCCTGCCCTGGGCTACAATCAACGAGGCGCTCAGGTACCACGGCGTGCCAAGGTACATGCGCAGGGTGATCCGGAATTACCTATCAGAGCGGTCGGTACAATACCCGACGGAAGACGGCAACTGGGAAGAACATGAGGTCGACTGCGGTGTCCCACAGGGCTCTTCTCTTGGGCCGACCCTGTGGGACATCGGCTTCGACTATGTCCTCCGTGGCGCCGATCTCCCCGGCGCAGAGAAGGTCGCCTATGCGGACGATACAGCTGTCGTCTGCCGTGGCAAGACAGTGCGCGAAGCGGTCATACTCGCGACGGCGGCGGTGGCGCAAACAGTCCGGCGTATTGAGTCGCTGGGTCTGAAGGTGGCGCTTAACAAATCCGAGGCCCTGATCTTCCATGGGCCGAGGAACGCCCCTCCGCCCGGTCTGGCTATCGTGGTTGGCGGAACCAGGATCGAAGTGGCGTCTTCCATGACCTACCTCGGTCTGGTACTTGACAGCCGGTGGTCCTTTAAGGAGCATTTCCGCCGGCTGTCCGAGAAGGTCACCAAGTCTGCTGGGGCTTTAGCCACTCTGCTCCCGAATCTCGGGGGCCCCAGCTTAGAGTGTCGGCGCCTCTACATGGGGGTGATACGCTCCATGTGTATGTATGGGGCGCCGATCTGGGCCGAAGATCTGTTGCCCGGAAACGGACTCGTCCTGGGGCGACTGCAGAGAGTAATGGCGACGCGGGCTGTGCGCGGATACCGCACCATATCGAAGGATGCGGCCTGCCTGCTCGCCGGCAGCGTCCCGTGGGACATAGACGCGAGAGCTCTCGCCGACATCTACTGGCGTTGCGCAGAGGTccgcgcggggggcagcaacccccttccggacgccgtacgtcggtggagggcTCAAGCCAAGGAGAGGACACTGGAGTTATGGGAGGAGCGCCTGCTGGAGCCACGGGTCAGCGTAGACCTAGTGGAGGCCATTCGCCCGGTTCTGAAGGACTGGGTGAAACGCAAGCACGGTGCTCTCTCGTTCCACCTTacacaggtgctgaccgggcatggCTGCTTTGGTCGGTACCTGTGTGAGATAGCCCGGAGAGAGGAGTCAGCGCGGTGCCACCACTGCACCGCGGACAGGGACACGGCCGATCACACCATCTTGGCCTGTCCCTCATGGACCAGACAAAGAGCGGCCTTAACGGCCGCCATCGGACTCGACCTCTCGCTGCCGGCACTGGTGCAAGCCATGCTGAGCAGCGAGCACCACTGGAGAGACGTAGAGAGATTTGCCGAGGAGGTGATCTCCATTAAAGAGGAAGCCGAGCGAGTCAGAGAgagggaggcgctcgaccctcaTAGGAGACGACGGCCGAGGCGTAGACGGATCGTCCAAAATGGCCGAAACGTCCCGCCTTAG